Sequence from the Carboxydocella sporoproducens DSM 16521 genome:
TGCCGCGTTTATTTCTTTTTGAGAACCAGTTTTATCTTTTTTATCATACGGAATAAAAGGCCCTTCTTTCCAATTAATTTTAGGTTGATTATTAATAATTTCTATTTTAGAGGTATTATAGATTTTTCCATTTTTAATGTCGTAAACATCTATTGTTTTTGTACCATTTACGTTTTGAAGAACACCTGCACCTACTTTCACTTTACCATTAAAATCTGCGTAACAAGTTGAATATCTTTAGATCCTTTAATTGTTAATATTAATACATTCCCTTGTTTTTTGGAGTATACATAGTTCGCTGCTCTTTTCTCTGATACCTCATAGCTGCCGCCTGTTAACTTATCCAGTAAAATACGTACATCCTGTTTTTTTAACGCCTCTTCAGCCAAGCTTTCTAGCTCTTTCCCTGTAATTTCCGTGTAGTCTAAAGAACTATTCTTTTTAAAAAAGTCAGCAGTTACATACCCAGCCATTGCCGGCGTTGCTAGCAAAATTAAGGATAGAATAACCGCAATAAACATACTTATCCTTTTATCAACCTTTAATAACATAAATTTTACCTCCTAACTTAGTATACTTTAGTTGTCATCAGGTAGACTTTTATAAATCTATTAAAGTTTTTTAAACGAAATAGTCAGCACCATCGGATGACAATGCGATAAAAGTAAGAGCTTCCTACCACCCCCATAAACACATACCTGTTACCCTCACTCTTCTGTATATGAATATATCCCATTTTGATTAATTATGGTATCACCCCGTTTGTCACCTTTTTGTCACCTTTTTTGTCACCCCATAAACATTACGCAGTGACCCTCAAAAGAAAAAACGGGCCAGTAGCCCGTCGTTAAAAATACTACCCGATTTGTGCCAAATCCAGACCATCGGCAAAAGTAGCTTTCAATTCCTCCTTCAGCAGCCGGTGTTCCGGTCGGGCCAGTTTCGGATCTTCTTCCACAATCCGGAATGCCAGCTGGCGCGCTCCTTCCAGCAGGGGCAAATCCTTGACCAGGTCGGCCACCTTCAGTTCCGGCAGCCCTGACTGACGGGTACCGAAGAATTCCCCTGGGCCCCGCAGTTTCAAATCCTCCTCCGCCAGCACAAAACCGTCATTGGTCTGTTCCATGATGCGCAGGCGGGCCCGCCCTTCAGCCGATTGGGTATCGGAAATCAGGAAACAATAGGACTGATATTCTCCCCGCCCCACCCGGCCCCGCAGCTGGTGGAGCTGGGCCAGGCCAAAGCGTTCGGCATCAATCACCACCATGATAGTAGCATTGGGCACATTCACCCCCACCTCAATCACGGTAGTGGAAACCAGGATTTGCAGGCGGTTCTGGCGGAATTCCTCCATTACCCCTTCCTTTTCCTCCTGTTTCATGCGGCCATGCAGCAGCCCGACCCGGAACTGGGGAAAAATCTGTTCCTGCCACTCCTGGGCCAGTTTGGTAGCCGCCTCCAGATCCATTTTTTCCGATTCCTCTACCAGCGGACAGACTACATAGGCCTGGCGCCCTTGCTCTAACTGTTCTCGGATAAAAGCATAAAGCTTGTCCAGCCGGCTGCGATTGAGCCAGTGGGTTTTCACCGGCTTGCGCCCCGGCGGCAGTTCATCGATGACGGAGACATCCAGGTCCCCGTACAGAGTCAGGGCCAGGGTGCGGGGAATGGGGGTGGCTGTCATCACCAGCAAGTCAGGATGGTTGCCTTTTTCCCGCAAGAGGGCTCGCTGACGCACTCCGAAGCGGTGCTGTTCATCCACTACCGCCAGGCCCAGGCGGGCAAAAACCACATCCTCCTGTAACAGGGCATGGGTGCCGATGACAATGGCCAGATGGCCGGAAGCCAGGTCAGCCAGCAGTTGCCGCCGTTCCTTTTTGCTTTTGCTGCTGGTCAAAAGGCCAACCGGCAAGCCCAGGGGTCGGAACAGCTCCTGCAAATTCCAGTAGTGCTGTTCGGCCAGAATCTCGGTGGGAGCCATCAATGCCCCCTGATAGCCAGAGGCCACTGTTTTCAACAGGGCCAGGGCAGCCACGATGGTTTTCCCGGAGCCCACATCCCCCTGCACCAGCCGGGTCATGGGCCGGGGTGCGGCCATATCCCGGTAGATTTCCCCCAGTACCCTTTCCTGGGCTCTGGTTAACTGAAAGGGCAGGCGCTGGCGAAATTCAATTTCCAGCGGCAAGGGTACCGGACTATGAGCTATACCTTTGGGAGCGGTTTTTTCCGTGCCTTTCAACAGAGCCAGAGCCAGCTGCAGGAGAAAAAGCTCATCAAAAGCCAGACGCCGCCGGGCCAGCTCCCTGCTGGTCCAGGACTGGGGAAAATGGATTTCCTGTAAAGCCTGGGGCCGGGGCAGGAGGCTGTGTTGCTGACAGTACTGCCCTGGCAAAAATTCGGGGGCGATCTCATCCACCTGGTCCAGCAAGCGGTAAATTACGGTGCGGAAAAAGCGGGAATTGAGCTGGCCACTGCCAGGATAGACCGGCACAATCCGGCCGGTGTGAATCAAGTCCTGGCGGTCCACAATCTCGAATTCCTCCACATTGATCTGGGGAATGCCATAGGCCCGATCGGTTTTGCCCGCCACCACCAGTTCTGTGCCCGCCTTCAGCTGTTCTTTCAGATAACGCTGATTGAACCAGACAGCATAGACCTGGCTCTCTTCCACCCTGAGCAGAGCTTTTAAGATCACCAGCCCCCGGCGCGGACGCAGCTCCTGGACATTGACCACCGTCCCCAGCACCGTTTCCTTTTCCCCGTGTACCAGCTGGGAGGGGTGTTTGAACTGACTGCGGTCCTGGTAATCCCGGGGCAGGTGAAAGAGCAGATCCCGCAGGGTATTGATACCCATGGCCTGCAAGGCAGTAGCTCTCTTAGGGCCGATATTTTTCACATATTGCAACTGGGCCGGCAGGCCCTGGCTTTTTTCGGCAGTGCGGGCCGGTGGTGCTTCTGTCTTTTCCTTCGCCTCCAGCTGTGTTTCCAGCTGGGGTTGGGACTGGGCCCTCCGGGGCGCCGGCCTGCTTACCGGCAAATTGACCAGCCAGTGCCAGAGCTTTTCCAGCTTCTCCTCCCGCTTGCTGCGACTCACCTGGCCATAATCGGCAAAAAGCCGGATGAAGTCGGCAGTTTCTGCCCTGCCTCCACCACCCGGCTTACCCGCCAGTTTTTCCAGCTGCTGTATGACAAAACGGTCAAAGCCGCCAAACACAGCCCCATTATTGCAACCCAGGCGCTTTTCCGCCTGGATGGCTTTTAACAAGAGGGTTTTGCTGTCCATTGCCTTTCACCTCAAACCGACTCCTCCACCGGGAAAAAGGCGATGCCCACTGCGCCTGGACCGGCATAGGTGCCGATAACTGTTCCGACCTCATTGATCATAATCACATCAAAACACTGAAATTCCTGGACAATGCGCTGATGCAGTTTCATCACACTTTCAAAATCATTGGCATGGAGGAGGGCACAGCGCATAGGCCGTCCCTGCAGACGCTCCCGGACCAGTTCCACAATCCGGTCAATAGCCTTATTCCAGCCCCGTACTTTGTCAATGGGGGTAACCACTCCATCCTGCATGGTAAGGATGGGCTTGATATTGAGCAGGCTGCCGACAAAGGCCTCGGCCTTGCCAATGCGCCCGCCCTTGTAGATATAATCCAGGGTATTGAGTACAAAATAAAGACGGCTTTCCTGTTTCAGCTTCTCCACCAGGGCGATAATTTCCTCTTTACTGCGCCCTTCCCGGGCTGCCCGGGCCGCCTCAACCACTATGATGCCAAGGCCAATGCTGAGGCTTTCCGAATCGATTACCGTAATATCTGCCCCTTCCGTCATTTCCGCTCCCAGGCGGGCACTTTGCACCGTGCCGCTGGTCTTCTGGCTGAGATGGATGGAAATGACCTGGGTGCCCTCAGCCGCCAGTTCCCTGTATACTTCAGCAAACTCCAGTGGTGAAGGCTGGGAAGTGGTAGGCAGGTTTTGCAAATGGGGCAAACGCTGATAAAACTCTTTGGAATTCAGGGTTACGCCATCCAGATAGGTTTCCCCATCCAGAAAAACTTTTAAAGGCACTATCTTGATGCCATATTCCTGCACCACCTCGGCCGGAATATCGGCAGTGCTATCAGTCACAATCCTGACTTTTCCCATCTATTCCACCCCAAACACATAAGCATAAACGGGTTGGTCTCCCTGGTGCAGCT
This genomic interval carries:
- the recG gene encoding ATP-dependent DNA helicase RecG yields the protein MDSKTLLLKAIQAEKRLGCNNGAVFGGFDRFVIQQLEKLAGKPGGGGRAETADFIRLFADYGQVSRSKREEKLEKLWHWLVNLPVSRPAPRRAQSQPQLETQLEAKEKTEAPPARTAEKSQGLPAQLQYVKNIGPKRATALQAMGINTLRDLLFHLPRDYQDRSQFKHPSQLVHGEKETVLGTVVNVQELRPRRGLVILKALLRVEESQVYAVWFNQRYLKEQLKAGTELVVAGKTDRAYGIPQINVEEFEIVDRQDLIHTGRIVPVYPGSGQLNSRFFRTVIYRLLDQVDEIAPEFLPGQYCQQHSLLPRPQALQEIHFPQSWTSRELARRRLAFDELFLLQLALALLKGTEKTAPKGIAHSPVPLPLEIEFRQRLPFQLTRAQERVLGEIYRDMAAPRPMTRLVQGDVGSGKTIVAALALLKTVASGYQGALMAPTEILAEQHYWNLQELFRPLGLPVGLLTSSKSKKERRQLLADLASGHLAIVIGTHALLQEDVVFARLGLAVVDEQHRFGVRQRALLREKGNHPDLLVMTATPIPRTLALTLYGDLDVSVIDELPPGRKPVKTHWLNRSRLDKLYAFIREQLEQGRQAYVVCPLVEESEKMDLEAATKLAQEWQEQIFPQFRVGLLHGRMKQEEKEGVMEEFRQNRLQILVSTTVIEVGVNVPNATIMVVIDAERFGLAQLHQLRGRVGRGEYQSYCFLISDTQSAEGRARLRIMEQTNDGFVLAEEDLKLRGPGEFFGTRQSGLPELKVADLVKDLPLLEGARQLAFRIVEEDPKLARPEHRLLKEELKATFADGLDLAQIG
- a CDS encoding DegV family protein, which produces MGKVRIVTDSTADIPAEVVQEYGIKIVPLKVFLDGETYLDGVTLNSKEFYQRLPHLQNLPTTSQPSPLEFAEVYRELAAEGTQVISIHLSQKTSGTVQSARLGAEMTEGADITVIDSESLSIGLGIIVVEAARAAREGRSKEEIIALVEKLKQESRLYFVLNTLDYIYKGGRIGKAEAFVGSLLNIKPILTMQDGVVTPIDKVRGWNKAIDRIVELVRERLQGRPMRCALLHANDFESVMKLHQRIVQEFQCFDVIMINEVGTVIGTYAGPGAVGIAFFPVEESV